From a region of the Lactuca sativa cultivar Salinas chromosome 4, Lsat_Salinas_v11, whole genome shotgun sequence genome:
- the LOC111914645 gene encoding aspartate aminotransferase, mitochondrial, whose translation MALRTAITRRILTSSSVVHGSRSMSSWWKNVEPAPKDPILGVTEAFLADPSPDKVNVGVGAYRDDNGKPVVLDCVREAERRIAGSMNMEYLPMGGSNKMVEETLKLAYGEDSDLIKDKRIAAIQALSGTGACRIFADFQKRFSPDSHIYIPVPTWSNHHNIWRDANVPQRTFHYYHPESKGLDFASLMDDVKNAPKGSFFLLHACAHNPTGVDPTVEQWKEMSYQFKVKGHFAFFDMAYQGFASGDPERDVKSIRIFLEDGHLIGCSQSYAKNMGLYGQRVGCLSLVCEDEKQAIAVKSQLQQLARPMYSNPPLHGALVVSTVLGDPDLKQLWLKEVKGMADRIIGMRSALRENIEKLGSPLSWEHITNQIGMFCYSGMTPEQVDRLTNEFHIYMTRNGRISMAGVTTGNVEYLAKAIHEVTKTA comes from the exons ATGGCGCTCCGGACAGCAATTACCAGACGAATCCTGACCTCCAGCTCGGTGGTACATGGCTCTCGATCCATGTCTTCGTGGTGGAAAAATGTTGAGCCTGCGCCCAAAGATCCCATTCTTGGCGTGActgaagcgtttcttgcagatCCTAGTCCTGATAAAGTTAATGTTGGCGTT GGAGCTTATCGTGATGATAACGGGAAGCCGGTAGTCCTCGATTGTGTCAGAGAAGCAGAGAGACGGATTGCTGGAAGCATGAACAT GGAATATCTTCCAATGGGAGGAAGCAATAAGATGGTTGAGGAAACCCTAAAGTTAGCCTATGGGGAAGATTCTGACTTGATCAAAGATAAAAGAATTGCAGCTATACAAGCTTTATCTGGCACTGGTGCATGCAGAATTTTTGCAGACTTCCAGAAACGCTTTTCCCCTGATTCTCATATCTATATCCCAGTCCCTACTTGGTCCAA CCACCATAACATTTGGAGGGATGCAAATGTACCACAAAGAACATTTCATTATTATCATCCAGAATCAAAAGGTCTTGATTTCGCCTCACTGATGGATGATGTTAAG AATGCACCAAAGGGGTCATTCTTTTTGCTGCATGCTTGTGCTCATAATCCTACAGGAGTTGATCCTACAGTAGAACAATGGAAAGAAATGTCTTACCAGTTTAAG GTGAAAGGTCATTTTGCTTTCTTTGACATGGCATATCAAGGTTTTGCAAGTGGTGATCCAGAAAGAGATGTGAAATCCATTAGGATTTTCCTTGAAGATGGGCATTTGATTGGATGCTCTCAATCATATGCTAAAAATATGGGTCTTTATGGCCAGAGAGTTGGATGCCTCAG cTTGGTATGTGAAGATGAAAAGCAAGCAATAGCTGTGAAAAGTCAACTGCAGCAACTTGCAAGACCCATGTACAGCAATCCACCACTTCATGGTGCACTTGTTGTTTCAACTGTTCTTGGTGATCCAGATCTAAAGCAATTGTGGCTCAAGGAAGTCAAG ggTATGGCTGACCGAATCATTGGGATGAGAAGTGCTCTTAgggaaaacattgaaaaattggGTTCCCCTTTATCATGGGAACACATAACCAATCAG ATTGGGATGTTCTGCTATAGTGGGATGACTCCTGAACAAGTTGATCGCTTGACAAATGAATTTCATATTTATATGACCCGAAATGGGCGAATTAG TATGGCGGGGGTTACAACTGGCAATGTTGAGTACTTGGCGAAAGCTATCCATGAAGTTACAAAGACTGCTTAA